GCTGCCGGCTACGAGCCGACGATCAGGGGAGAAGAAAATGACTAAGGGCAGGTTAGCGATAGTGATGCTGTTGCTGTTATCGATGTCGTGCGGAGGTGGTAATACCGTTCCGAGCAACAACCATGAAGAGAGGACTGCGGTTGAAGTCGCGGCAGCTGAATTGGGCAACATGACCGTGTATCGTGATTACACTGGAACATTGGAAGGTATTGAGCAGGCGATCCTGACTGCGAAGGTCTCCGAGACAGTCATTGATGTCCGCGTGAAACCGGGAAACTCTGTTAGAGAAGGCGAAACGCTCATTCTGCTGGACAAGTCCGGTGCAACATCAAGCTTCATACAGGCGAAAGCATATTACGATAATGCTCAAAAGACATTGAGCAAAATGAAGGCTCTTTTCGACGAAGGCGCCATATCCGAGAAGCAGTACGACGATGCACAGACTGCATTCAATGTTTCGGAGGCCAACTTCAGGGCTGCGCGAGATCTTGTCGAGATCAAGGCACCAGTGTCAGGAGTAGTTACCGACTTGAAAGCGAACATAGGTGATCAGACAATAGCCGGTCAGAAGCTGGCTACAGTGTCGAGAGTCGATTCGCTTAGATTGACCATCGGCGTCGATCCCGATGATGTTGTTCTCATTGCACCAGGTATGACTGCGAGAGTGTATCCGGTCGGAGTAAAGGACACCTGGACTGAAGGGATGGTAGTCAGAGTCGCGGGCTCAGCCGACCCCAAGACGAGGGCATTCAACGTCGAAATTCTGATTGCACATCAGAGCAGTGGTCTGCGTCCCGGCAGCTTCGCAGGCTGCACGATTCCGCTCCGGGAACTGAAGGGAGTCGTTAAGGTTCCTGACGAATCGATACTGATGCGAGAGGGCTTGAAAAAGATATATATAGTAACCGGAGACACGGCAGTAGCCACCGACATTGTCACCGGCGGAAACTCTGACGGATTCACGGAGATCATTCAGGGGGTCAAGGACGGAGATGTCGTCGTTACCATGGGACAGGTGTTCCTGCAGGATAGAAGCGCTATCCGCATCGGAAACGGGGAGGCTGACGAATAATGATTCTGGCAGATGTTTCCATCAGAAGACCGGTCTTTGCAACGATGATGATTGTTGCGCTCGTCGTTCTCGGACTGACATCATTTCTCAGATTGAACATTGATCTCTTTCCACAGGTGGATTTTCCGTTTGTTGTAGTCGGCACTGTCTATCCCGGAGCGAGCGCGGAGGCTGTCGAGAATGATGTAACGAAGAAGATCGAAGATGCAGTGAACTCCATACAAGGACTTGAAGATATACAATCGTCATCTCGTGAAGGTTACTCGCAGGTTGTGCTCCGGTTCGAACTCGAGATGGACGGCAAGGAGAAAGCTCAGGATGTCCGAGAGAAGATGTCTACGCACCGCAGTGATCTACCGCAGGACATCGAAGAACCTGTGATTCAGCGTTTCGACCCTGCTGAGTCGCCGATAATGTCTCTGGCAATCGCCGGTGACAGATCGCCACGAGAGCTCACGCAGATCGCCAAGGACAAAGTCAAGAAAAGGCTCGAATCGAAGCGGGGTGTCGGGGCGGTCGATCTTGTGGGTGGATTTGAGAGAGAAATACAAGTCGATGTTGATATCGAGAAGCTCGCGGCCTATGAACTATCGCCGTTTGATATCCAGAACTCCATCGCTGCTCAGAATCTCGAAGTGCCGGGTGGCAAGATCAACGAAGGCGGTACGGAGTTCCTTGTCAAGACCATGGGGAGATTCGATGATCTCAATCAGCTGCGCAATCTGGTCGTCGCAACTCCTGAAGGCCAATTCGTGAGGCTCGCTGATGTTGCTACTGTGACAGATGGTGTCGAAGAAAGCAAGTCATTATCGCGCCTCACTGGCAGACGGGCTGTCTCGCTGAATATCAAGAAGCAGTCGGGCGGCAATACGGTCGACGTAGCCAATCTTGTTTATGCTGAGCTTGAGCAGCTTCGCAAGGAGATTCCGGAGGATGTATCTCTGATAGTGGCTCAGGACAATTCGGTGTTCACACGTGATGCCGTCCATGACGTAGAAGTGGCGATGCTGTATGGTTCGATTCTGGCAGTGCTGGTTATCTTCCTGTTCCTGGCTGATCTTCGCTCGACTATCATTTCAGCAATCGCAATTCCTACATCGATAATTGCGACTTTCACTTTCATGAATGCGCTCGGATTCACACTGAATTTCATGACACTGCTGGGGCTGTCGCTCGCTGTGGGATTGCTCATCGACGACGCAATCGTCGTCATCGAAAACATCTACCGGCATATAGAAATGGGCAAACCGGCAAAGTTGGCCGCCGCTGCCGCAACGTCAGAAATCGGGCTTGCCGTGACTGCAACGACTTTCTCGATCGTGGTGGTATTCCTGCCGGTTGCATACATGAAAGGTATCGTCGGGCGGTTCTTCTATTCGTTCGGAATGACTGTCGCATTCTCGGTGCTGGTATCGCTGTTTGTTGCGTTCACACTGACGCCAATGCTCTCGTCGCGCTGGTTGAAGAGAGAGCAATCTCGCAAGGGCACGCGCAATCCAATCTACATGGCCACCAACGCGTGGAATGGTCTGTTTGGTGCGATCAACCGAAGATACAGCGGAATCCTGAAATGGGCTCTTGGGCATCGAGTGATAACACTGCTGGTCGCTACCGTCGCGTTCATCGGCGGAATGATGCTATATCCGTTGATCGGTTTCGAATTCATGCCGCAGAGCGACCAGTCACAGGCGTTTGTGGCAATAGAGACCGCTCCGGGTACACGGCTGGAGGTATCTGAAGAAATCGTTGGCAAGCTGGAGCAGATAATTCGGAGCCACGCGGAAGTCACGGATGTCTTTAGCGTAATCGGCGGAGAATCCTCCCCGATCAACAAAGGCACTATGACGATCAAGCTGATTCCAAAGGATGAGCGCGACATGACTGTCGCCGAGTTCGTCCAGGAGTTGCGTACGGAGTTGAAGCAGGTACCGGGAGTGAGGACAAGCATTGCCGTTGAGGCGGGACATGAAGGGGGGGAGGCGCCTGTTGCATACTCTGTGACCGGCGATCAGGAAGAGCGTGTCACGCGCTATACGGAAGCGCTCGAAGCAATAGTGCGAAACACTCCGGGTGCAGTCGACATCAATAATACTCTCTCCAGGGGGACACCTGAGCTGCGCATCAATGTCGATCGCAATAAGATTGCTGATCTTGGCTTAAATATGCTACAGATAGGTTCTGCCGTTAGATTACTGGT
This is a stretch of genomic DNA from Candidatus Zixiibacteriota bacterium. It encodes these proteins:
- a CDS encoding efflux RND transporter permease subunit yields the protein MILADVSIRRPVFATMMIVALVVLGLTSFLRLNIDLFPQVDFPFVVVGTVYPGASAEAVENDVTKKIEDAVNSIQGLEDIQSSSREGYSQVVLRFELEMDGKEKAQDVREKMSTHRSDLPQDIEEPVIQRFDPAESPIMSLAIAGDRSPRELTQIAKDKVKKRLESKRGVGAVDLVGGFEREIQVDVDIEKLAAYELSPFDIQNSIAAQNLEVPGGKINEGGTEFLVKTMGRFDDLNQLRNLVVATPEGQFVRLADVATVTDGVEESKSLSRLTGRRAVSLNIKKQSGGNTVDVANLVYAELEQLRKEIPEDVSLIVAQDNSVFTRDAVHDVEVAMLYGSILAVLVIFLFLADLRSTIISAIAIPTSIIATFTFMNALGFTLNFMTLLGLSLAVGLLIDDAIVVIENIYRHIEMGKPAKLAAAAATSEIGLAVTATTFSIVVVFLPVAYMKGIVGRFFYSFGMTVAFSVLVSLFVAFTLTPMLSSRWLKREQSRKGTRNPIYMATNAWNGLFGAINRRYSGILKWALGHRVITLLVATVAFIGGMMLYPLIGFEFMPQSDQSQAFVAIETAPGTRLEVSEEIVGKLEQIIRSHAEVTDVFSVIGGESSPINKGTMTIKLIPKDERDMTVAEFVQELRTELKQVPGVRTSIAVEAGHEGGEAPVAYSVTGDQEERVTRYTEALEAIVRNTPGAVDINNTLSRGTPELRINVDRNKIADLGLNMLQIGSAVRLLVEGDVVSRYKDIDDEYDIRLRVKETQRNIGSSLRNFLIPSSKEVEGIDDFQVPLSRVASIEKWGGPAEKTRFNRKREYRVLANVEGRFSGNVRQDVEAGYADIDMLPGYDIAPVGEGNYQKEAFNYIFESLILAIIFIYLLLASQFNHFLDPLSIMVSLPLSLVGAFLGLLAFGSSISIISLIGVIMLMGLVTKNAILLIDFTKQARARGLSRTEALLQSGPIRFRPIMMTTASMVFGVLPLALGLGPGAELRAPIARVVIGGLISSTALTLVVVPVVYTIFDDIAQWFGGSRRKDQELEKAADAV
- a CDS encoding efflux RND transporter periplasmic adaptor subunit, giving the protein MTKGRLAIVMLLLLSMSCGGGNTVPSNNHEERTAVEVAAAELGNMTVYRDYTGTLEGIEQAILTAKVSETVIDVRVKPGNSVREGETLILLDKSGATSSFIQAKAYYDNAQKTLSKMKALFDEGAISEKQYDDAQTAFNVSEANFRAARDLVEIKAPVSGVVTDLKANIGDQTIAGQKLATVSRVDSLRLTIGVDPDDVVLIAPGMTARVYPVGVKDTWTEGMVVRVAGSADPKTRAFNVEILIAHQSSGLRPGSFAGCTIPLRELKGVVKVPDESILMREGLKKIYIVTGDTAVATDIVTGGNSDGFTEIIQGVKDGDVVVTMGQVFLQDRSAIRIGNGEADE